The following proteins are co-located in the Deinococcus aquaedulcis genome:
- the cysK gene encoding cysteine synthase A yields the protein MIQALIGQTPLLQLQRVTESGMAEVFVKLEGQNPGGSIKDRTALGLVEDAERRGVLKPGGTIVEPTSGNTGIGLAQVAAAKGYKLILCMPASMSEERKRTLVAYGAELVLTDPARRMLAAIEEAEKIVHRSGAVMMNQFANPANPATHERTTGPELWAQMDGRIDAFVYGSGTGGTISGVGRFLKRQNPAVQVIACEPARSNVLSGGVMGSHGFQGMGPGFIPDNLDRSVIDEVMEVWEEDAYPLARRLAREEGVFVGMSSGAMVWAALEVARRLGPGKRVATIACDTGARYLTTSLFAGQEDTPPGYQPRSRDLVG from the coding sequence ATGATTCAGGCACTGATCGGTCAGACCCCGCTGCTGCAACTGCAGCGCGTCACGGAGAGCGGCATGGCCGAGGTGTTCGTGAAACTGGAGGGCCAGAACCCCGGCGGCAGCATCAAGGACCGCACCGCCCTGGGGCTGGTGGAGGACGCCGAGCGCCGGGGCGTGCTGAAGCCCGGCGGCACCATTGTGGAACCCACCAGCGGCAACACTGGCATTGGGCTGGCGCAGGTGGCGGCAGCCAAGGGCTACAAGCTGATCCTGTGCATGCCCGCCAGCATGAGCGAGGAGCGCAAACGTACCCTGGTGGCCTACGGCGCCGAACTGGTCCTGACCGACCCAGCCCGCCGGATGCTGGCCGCCATTGAAGAGGCCGAGAAGATCGTGCATCGAAGCGGCGCCGTCATGATGAACCAGTTTGCCAATCCCGCCAACCCCGCCACCCACGAGCGCACCACCGGCCCCGAACTGTGGGCGCAGATGGACGGCCGCATTGACGCTTTCGTGTACGGCAGCGGCACCGGCGGCACCATCAGCGGGGTGGGGCGCTTTCTAAAAAGGCAGAACCCGGCCGTGCAGGTGATCGCCTGCGAGCCTGCGCGCAGCAACGTGCTCAGCGGCGGCGTGATGGGCAGCCACGGCTTTCAGGGCATGGGCCCCGGCTTTATCCCCGACAACCTGGACCGCTCGGTCATTGACGAGGTGATGGAGGTCTGGGAAGAGGACGCCTACCCCCTGGCCCGGCGGCTGGCACGCGAGGAAGGCGTGTTCGTGGGCATGAGCAGCGGCGCGATGGTCTGGGCCGCGCTGGAGGTGGCCCGGCGCCTGGGGCCCGGCAAGCGCGTGGCAACCATCGCCTGCGACACGGGTGCCCGCTACCTCACCACCAGCCTCTTTGCCGGCCAGGAAGATACGCCCCCGGGCTACCAGCCCCGGTCACGGGACTTGGTGGGCTAA
- a CDS encoding DUF937 domain-containing protein translates to MMDILSQLGGLGGAGQTLGRQLGTSPQQTEAAMEAALPLLLGALTRNAAQPGGLDTLGRALDRHDGSALSAFGQGQMPDMTDGQKILGHVFGGQQTQAAQAVGRRAGIDPQLAMQLLTMLAPLVLGYLSRQRQGQGGGGFPGQGGAFPGQGGAFPGQGGGADLGSILGGLLGGAGGGLGNILGGMLGGAPAQPMPRQPDPYTQGGSVLGGGPVVPGYPSPASPQGQAQRGGGDLFGTLNRALDRDGDGGALDDLIGMFGGGRR, encoded by the coding sequence ATGATGGACATTCTCAGTCAACTGGGCGGCCTGGGCGGCGCCGGACAGACCCTGGGCCGGCAGCTGGGCACCAGCCCGCAGCAGACCGAAGCGGCCATGGAAGCGGCCCTGCCCCTCCTGCTGGGCGCCCTGACGCGCAACGCCGCGCAGCCCGGCGGCCTGGACACCCTGGGCCGCGCGCTGGACCGCCACGACGGCTCGGCCCTCAGCGCCTTTGGACAGGGGCAGATGCCCGACATGACCGACGGCCAGAAGATTCTGGGCCACGTGTTTGGCGGCCAGCAGACCCAGGCCGCGCAGGCGGTGGGCCGCCGCGCAGGGATTGATCCGCAACTCGCCATGCAGCTGCTGACCATGCTCGCGCCGCTGGTGCTGGGCTACCTCAGCCGGCAGCGCCAGGGGCAGGGCGGCGGAGGCTTTCCTGGCCAGGGGGGCGCGTTCCCCGGGCAGGGCGGGGCTTTCCCCGGCCAGGGTGGCGGCGCCGATCTGGGCAGCATTCTGGGCGGGCTGCTGGGCGGCGCGGGCGGCGGCCTGGGCAACATCCTGGGGGGGATGCTGGGGGGCGCCCCGGCCCAGCCCATGCCGCGCCAGCCTGACCCCTACACCCAGGGCGGCAGCGTGCTGGGCGGTGGCCCCGTGGTTCCGGGCTACCCCAGCCCGGCCTCGCCGCAGGGTCAGGCCCAGAGGGGCGGCGGTGACCTGTTTGGCACCCTGAACCGCGCCCTGGACCGTGACGGCGACGGCGGCGCCCTGGATGACCTGATCGGGATGTTCGGCGGCGGCCGGCGCTAA
- a CDS encoding FMN-dependent NADH-azoreductase: MTKVLFVQGNPKPLAESTSRQLGQHFVEAYVAAHPGAQVTALDLYSAEIPFIDADVMTGWGKLARQEDLLPHEAQKVARLGELVDQFLDTDLLVFAAPMWNFGYPPMVKAYMDAVAVAGKTFRYGPQGPIGLATGKQAVILETRGGFWSAPEASAMEHSASHLRAFLGFLGVTDVETVFAEGLNFDPGRSEEIMAEAAERARALAQQLAAKALQPA, from the coding sequence ATGACCAAAGTCTTGTTTGTTCAGGGCAATCCCAAACCGCTGGCGGAATCGACCTCGCGCCAGCTGGGGCAGCACTTTGTCGAGGCCTACGTGGCCGCTCACCCGGGGGCGCAGGTGACGGCCCTGGACCTGTACTCGGCCGAGATTCCCTTCATTGACGCCGATGTGATGACCGGCTGGGGCAAGCTGGCGCGGCAGGAAGACCTGTTGCCCCACGAGGCGCAGAAGGTAGCTCGCCTGGGCGAACTGGTGGACCAGTTCCTGGACACCGACCTGCTGGTGTTCGCCGCCCCCATGTGGAACTTTGGCTACCCCCCCATGGTCAAGGCGTACATGGACGCCGTGGCGGTGGCGGGCAAGACCTTCCGTTACGGTCCGCAGGGCCCCATAGGCCTGGCGACCGGCAAGCAGGCCGTGATCTTGGAGACGCGCGGCGGCTTCTGGAGCGCCCCTGAGGCCAGCGCCATGGAACATTCAGCCAGCCACCTGCGCGCCTTCCTGGGCTTCCTGGGGGTGACCGACGTGGAAACGGTGTTCGCCGAGGGCCTGAACTTCGACCCCGGCCGCAGCGAAGAGATCATGGCCGAAGCCGCTGAGCGCGCCCGCGCTCTGGCCCAGCAACTGGCAGCCAAGGCCCTACAACCGGCCTGA